The segment TTGTTTGTAAGATAGTGCTTTATTTCATCATCTGTTGGACTTCTAAGTTCATTTTTCATTGCAAGTACAGTAAGTATAAATCCTGGACTACAGTATCCACATTGATCTACACCCTCTTCCACTATACATTGTGCTAATCTTTTTCCTTCTTCACCAGTTCCTTCCACAGTTATTATCTTATGACCATCACATTTAGCTGCAAAAGTTCCACATGAAAGAATAGGTTTTCCATC is part of the Gottschalkia purinilytica genome and harbors:
- a CDS encoding (2Fe-2S)-binding protein, producing the protein MQIKINVNGEDKTVEVKPHEYILDTLRNLGYYSVRRGCDTTSCGLCTILVDGKPILSCGTFAAKCDGHKIITVEGTGEEGKRLAQCIVEEGVDQCGYCSPGFILTVLAMKNELRSPTDDEIKHYLTNNLCRCTGYEGQLRAIRRFLEEV